In Nostoc piscinale CENA21, the genomic stretch CGAAAGCTTATGGTATCAAAGGCATTGTAGTTAAAGAACGGGAGCAATTAAAAGATGCGATCGCCGAAATGTTGGCGTATAACGGCCCCGTCATCTTAAATGTTCACGTCACCAGAGATGAAAACTGCTATCCAATGGTAGCCCCTGGTAAGAGCAACGCCCAAATGGTCGGTTTACCCAAGCAACCACCCACAAGTTCTGTAGAACCTGTTTGTTGTAGTCACTGCGGTAGCATGAATGCGCCAAACCATAACTTCTGTTCTGATTGTGGGACGAAGTTGTAAGTAAAGTCAGGTTGGGTGTAAGGGTGTAGGGGTATAGGGGTGTATGATAGGCAGGAGGCAGGAGGACAATTAGAAAGGTTTTCAGACCTTCTAGTTGAAGACCGAAGTTACTTCTTCCCCTCACCCCCTTACACCCTCATACCCTCTCTTAATAGGGATCTGAATTAAACCTCCCCCGCTTCACACTTCTAAAGTAATAACCCCGGTTTGGCGGGTTTCTCAGGTCGAATGTATCGCCACTGGGAACCCGCCAAATTTTATAGTCATGGTAAGTCAGAGGTGTTCGGGGTTTACATATCTCCGGCGGGTGGTCACCCAAGACAAAGTAGGCGGCGTTTCTCCCCATCACCTTGGCTAGACCATATTTATCTATGACAAGGGATGTCTCCTCACTAATAGCTATTCCTAAAACGCGGTTAGCTTTACCATCTTGAATTTGTCGGGCAATAAAAGCCATAATGCGACCCATACGTTTACGGCTATCAAAGTGGGTATCGATGATAGTTCCGCGCAAATGACCCCATTGAAAAAAATCGTATGTAAAGGTGATATTTCGATAAGGGTCTTCGAGTATTTCTCTTGTTTCTATGCTGTCTTCGCAAGCACAAGAATCGTAGATATACTCACTGTGAATCATTGCACCTGCACTCGTCCCGCCAATTGCACCGCCTCTAGTGTAGACTTCTCGCACAGCGTTTTCTAGTCTGGTGTTTTTCCAACTGCGGATATATTGACATTGGTCGCCACCAGCAAAGAAAACTACGCCAGCTTTTCTGACTTTGGTGACGATATCTTCCCGGTTGGCATCATTACGGTTACTAATGATGAGTGTTTTGACTGAGTTTACACCTCTCATTCCATAAATGAGGTGATTGTAATCATCACTGCCATAAGTGCGGAGAACCACCACATCAACTTTATTGGCGCTGCTACTAGTATCTCCACGAACTTGGTCAATCATCCATTGAATAGCCTTCTCAACATCAGGGCCACCACCGCCTAAGTTAAGTACGGGGCCAGCTAGACGAGGAAGGTGGGAAAGGGGCGGAACAACATCAACAGTGTTGTCAATGAAGTGGCGTTTCAGGTATGCTGTAAGACGGGTTATTAAACTGGCACCCATCCTTAACAACACAGTTCCCAAATTCTTCCAGAACTTTGCTATATCTGGGAATGCCTTCGTCATACTAACTTTATAGAGCAAACTGCATTTACTGTTTACTCTCGCATCAGAAGGCTTGAAATTCCCAGCGTACAGGTCTTGTAATGTTTTTTAACGTCAAATAGTCCAGAGTAATCATTTATTCTCTGGTTTGGGGGCAGTATCCTCAGTTTTACTCTGTGTTGAATTACCAGATAACTTGCGATCGCTCCTGCGCCACTCGCTGATAAACTGACTCTGTTTGCTGGGCTAATTTTGACCAGCTAAAGCGGCGTTCTAAATCTTCGTAAGCATTATCAACCAGCCATTGCCGATATTCGGGGTTTTTCAAAACCTCCAAAATTCCCCACGCCAAAGAATCAGGATCATTTACCCCAGTGACGATACCTGTTTTGGTATGCTGAACAACTTCCGGGAAACCACCAGTGTCGGAAACTACCACGGGTACACGCGATGCAAAGCTTTCTAAAGCCACGATACCAAAGGGTTCATAAAAACTAGGAAATACAGCACAGTCGGCGATGGTTTGGAACTTATCTAAGTATTCATCAGATAAGAAACCAGTAAAATAGCATTTATCCCAAATGCCTAAATCTGCGGCTTGGCGTTTAAGATGATCGGTATTACCGCCACCAATAATCACAAATTTAACGTAACCACCCATCTCTGCAAGAACTTTGGGTGCAGCATTTAATAATACTGGTACACCTTTTTCATGAGTCATCCGCCCGACATAGTAAACAATTTTTTCACCATCGGCGGCAAATTGGCGGCGAAAATCTTGCGCGTGAAAATCTTGGTGATGCTGTTTTTTCTCTGGACGGATACCGTTATAAATCACATCGATTTTGTCCCAAGGGCTGCTGAGGGCGCGTTCTACTTCGCGGCGCATATAGTCCGTACAAACAATAACTCGCCAAGCATCGAAAGCGAGTAAGTTTTCTTTGCCGTGAATATAGCGTTGAATATCGTTATGAATGCCGTTATAGCGTCCGTATTCTGTGGCGTGAATTGTTGCAATTAAAGGGATTTTAAAAGTATGCTTGAGGGCGATCGCTGCATCACCCACTAACCAATCATGGGCATGGATAATATCAAACGGCCCTTCCTCCAAAATTAACTTACCACCGTGATGACCCATGCTTTGGTTAAGATTGACAATCCAGTGAAAAAAGTCATTACTATGTCCCACCGGTACCCGATGCACATTTATGCCTTCCACAACCTCATACATCGGTGCTTGACCAAATTCCACTGTAATTAAGTGAATTTCATGCCCTAACTTAGCTATTTCTGGATACAACTCAGCTACGTGTCTCGCAATACCGCCGACTATTCTTGGTGGAAATTCCCAACTTAATACAAGTATTTTCATGTACTAAAATCTCCAAATTTTTATAAATTTCTCAAAAAACTAGCTGTATCTCAAAAATACAAGGAGAAGAAATCTATTGAGTCGGTATGTTTACCAAAGTTTTCTAATTTTTTAATAATTTTAGGGATAGATCACAGGTTATCAAGGTTGAGCAGATTCGCAAATACCTTATGAAACTTACTAGGTTAATTGATAAATGTTCCTAAGGGGATGAAGTCTCTTACCCCTTTGTTGAGTTTTATGTAAGCGTACAAGGGTGTAAGTTCGGTCTGTAACCTGTAACCTATCTCCTGCTATATGTCCAAATTTTCAGGACATAAATAAAAGAATGTCAAGAGAATCTTCCCTTAGACATTCCTGGTAGTTGCTGTATGCAGTTAATAACAGTCTTTATCCAATAAAAGTCACAATGGATTCTGACTTCTAAATTCTTTAATTAATTTTGATCCAAGCGTAACACTGCCATAAACGCTTCTTGGGGTACATCTACCGTACCTACAGCCTTCATCCGCTTTTTACCTTTGGCTTGCTTCTGCAACAGTTTCTTCTTGCGGCTGATGTCACCGCCGTAACACTTGGCGAGGACATCTTTGCGTAAGGCGGGGATATGTTCACTGGCGATGACTTTACTACCAATGGCGGCTTGAATTGGCACTTTAAATTGATGGCGGGGAATTAATTCTTTGAGTTTCTCAGCCATTGACCGCCCGACGTTATAAGCTTTATCACGGTGGACAATCATTGCTAAAGAATCCACAGGGTCGCCGTTAATCATGATATCTAGCTTCACCAGGGGATTCTCGCGGTAGCCAATGATATGGTATTCCATACTGGCATAACCGCGCGATCGCGATTTCATCTGGTCAAAAAAGTCGGTGACAACTTCTGCCAAGGGTATTTCATAAGTTAAGGTGGTGCGCCCTTGGGTGAGATATTTCATATCTTTGAAAATACCACGGCGATTTTGTGACAACTCCATCAATGTGCCGACAAAACCCTCCGGTGTAATCATCTCTACCTGTACGTAGGGTTCTTCGATTTTCTCGCGATCGTTGGGAGCAGGCAAATGGCTAGGATTATCAATATATAATTCTTCACCCTTAACAGTAGTTACTTTATAAACTACTGAAGGCGCAGTAATAATTAAATCCAAGTCATACTCACGCTCTAACCGTTCCTGCACGATTTCCATGTGCAGCAAGCCCAAAAACCCGCAACGGAAGCCAAAACCCATCGCGCTCGAAGTTTCTGGTTCGTAATGCAGCGCCGCATCATTGAGTCTGAGCTTTTCTAAAGCTTCCCGCAAGTCTTCAAATTGGTCAGCATCAATGGGGAACATCCCACAAAAGACCATTGGGTTAGCTTCGGTGTACCCTGGTAAGGGGTCTGCGGCTTTGGCATTAGATAAGGTAATGGTATCGCCCACCCGCGCATCAGCTACGGCTTTAATGGCGGCTGCTAAATAACCCACTTCCCCGGCGTGGAGGTCATCAACTTGCTTTTGAGTGGGAGATAGAACACCCAACTCGTCGATTTCGTATTCCTTGCCGGATGCCATTAGGTAAATGCGATCGCCTTTTTTCACGCGCCCATCCATCACCCGGAAATACACAATTACGCCCCGGTAGGGGTCGTAATAGCTATCAAAAATTAACGCCCGTAAACGTTCATTAACTCTATCGGGTGCGGGTGGAATGCGTTCCACAATCGTCTCTAAAATCTCATCAATGCCAATGCCTTCTTTGGCTGAGGCGAGAATCGCCCCACTGCAATCAAGACCGATAATTTCTTCAATTTCGCTAATTACCCGGTCTGGTTCTGCCCCAGGGAGGTCAATTTTGTTGAGAACCGGAATAATTTCCAAGTTATGCTCTAACGCCAAGTAGACATTCGCCAGAGTTTGAGCTTCTACGCCTTGAGACGCATCCACAACTAACAGCGCCCCTTCACAAGCCGCTAAACTGCGTGACACCTCATAAGAAAAATCTACGTGTCCGGGAGTGTCAATTAAATTTAATACATACTGCTGACCATCTTTAGCAGTGTAATTCATCCGGGCAGCTTGCAGCTTAATGGTAATGCCGCGCTCCCGTTCTAAATCCATATTGTCGAGAAACTGCTCCTTCATCTGTCGTTCATCAACAGTGCCGGTAGCTTGCAACAGGCGATCGGCCAGGGTTGATTTCCCGTGATCAATGTGAGCAATAATACAGAAATTGCGAATGCGAACTGCGGGAACGTCAGTCATATACTATCTTTGCTGAAGCAGCAACCAAGGTTATAAAGAGCGATTTACTTAATGTATTTTAATGCTTTCTTTGCCAAGACGCTGCTATTTAGGAGAGGGAGTGGGGAGTGGGGAGTGGGGAGGTAGGGGGTAGAGGGGGCGAGGGGGACAAGGTAGATAAGTCTGTAACATAACGAATGACTAATAACAAATGACTATTGACCAATGACCAATGACTCTTAAGTATTTTGCAAATCTATATAAAGTCTCTATAATTAAGTCTATTTTTCCTTGCAGGTATTGAACAATCAGCAGCGTACAATAAAGATATATAAGTACATAGTGTAGGGATCGTGGGCAGTTACACCTCGTAAATGCTCGGATCTACTGATTTACTGACAAAAGTTCTAGAGCATTGAAACAGTGAGTTCTATGAAAATGGCCACTTAAAAATCTCAAGCTGTTATTTTTGGTGAGAGTTCGGGGAACTATGTATCTATACCTTTAAGATTTGTCAGTAAACTAACCCGAAACTTGAGTAGAACTACTTTACAAAGCTTTGGAGAAAACAAATTCAGAGTATATAAACCTATGAATATGAAAGAGAGAGCTACCGAAGGGGAGCAAAGACAAGGCGATAAGGTAGAAATTGCTGTCCGCCTAGATTCTGAGTTATTAGAGCAAATTCAGCATCTTACCAATGATCCTAGCAAAGTCATTGAGGTGGCAATTCGCCAATGGTTACGGGGTGAGATTCCTAGAGATGATGAACTGACACGGACTCCTTATCGCACACCTGTACCGCCTAGAGGTGAGTGGAATGATTGACAGCCACAAACAAGCTTTTCATAGACAAGAACACAAAGGTCAATCATCGTGTTCACAACAGCTAAAACACCCAATGTAAGTCTGCAAAAGCGTTAGCCGAAGCAAACCTGTATTGAGTTGCCCCTTGTCTACCCAACTCGATTAAATGACTATTACTGCCAACTCCCAATTGCCAAACTTATTTTCTCAAAATCTGGAAAACATAGCTAATCAAACAAATGGCTCGTCACCAGCTCTCGGTGCTGAGTTGGTGTATGTGCAGGATGGATCAGGCCGCTACCTGACGTTTTATTGGCAGCGTAGTGAAGTTCTGGGATTAAACCCTGAGCAAGTAGTCAGCAGCCATGAAGAGGAAATTTTTGCTCCTGTGGATAAGGTAGCTTATTTGGAACGATTGCACCGAATTTTAGCAAATTTGGTGCCAGAAAAGTTTCAATGTTGGTTTCGCTACCAGCAAGAGTTGTATGAGTTGGAATTAGTAATTTGTCCAATCATGCCGCCACTGGGAACTGCCGCTACTACAGTTGTAGTGATGGGGCGGTTATTGCAGGCGACAGTGAATCAACAAGAACACAGTACCACAGCCAAAGCGCCTACACCAATCGAGTTGGCTTTACGTTCGCAACAACATCAAAAACTAGTAACTAAAATTACTAGAAATATTCGGCGAACTTTGGACTTAGACATTATTTGGCAACAAACAGTAGACAGTTTGGGTAAAGCCCTCAAGTTAGAACGTTGCATTATCTGTCCCTATCAGCCCTCTAGCTCCAAAGTGCGTGTCATAGCAGAGTACCATCAGCCAGAACGCAGTTCGATGCTTGGCTTAGAAATAGATGTAGCTTCTGAGCCAGCATTTGCCCAAGCATTAGCCACTTTAGAACCT encodes the following:
- the lepA gene encoding translation elongation factor 4, producing the protein MTDVPAVRIRNFCIIAHIDHGKSTLADRLLQATGTVDERQMKEQFLDNMDLERERGITIKLQAARMNYTAKDGQQYVLNLIDTPGHVDFSYEVSRSLAACEGALLVVDASQGVEAQTLANVYLALEHNLEIIPVLNKIDLPGAEPDRVISEIEEIIGLDCSGAILASAKEGIGIDEILETIVERIPPAPDRVNERLRALIFDSYYDPYRGVIVYFRVMDGRVKKGDRIYLMASGKEYEIDELGVLSPTQKQVDDLHAGEVGYLAAAIKAVADARVGDTITLSNAKAADPLPGYTEANPMVFCGMFPIDADQFEDLREALEKLRLNDAALHYEPETSSAMGFGFRCGFLGLLHMEIVQERLEREYDLDLIITAPSVVYKVTTVKGEELYIDNPSHLPAPNDREKIEEPYVQVEMITPEGFVGTLMELSQNRRGIFKDMKYLTQGRTTLTYEIPLAEVVTDFFDQMKSRSRGYASMEYHIIGYRENPLVKLDIMINGDPVDSLAMIVHRDKAYNVGRSMAEKLKELIPRHQFKVPIQAAIGSKVIASEHIPALRKDVLAKCYGGDISRKKKLLQKQAKGKKRMKAVGTVDVPQEAFMAVLRLDQN
- a CDS encoding cyanophycinase codes for the protein MTKAFPDIAKFWKNLGTVLLRMGASLITRLTAYLKRHFIDNTVDVVPPLSHLPRLAGPVLNLGGGGPDVEKAIQWMIDQVRGDTSSSANKVDVVVLRTYGSDDYNHLIYGMRGVNSVKTLIISNRNDANREDIVTKVRKAGVVFFAGGDQCQYIRSWKNTRLENAVREVYTRGGAIGGTSAGAMIHSEYIYDSCACEDSIETREILEDPYRNITFTYDFFQWGHLRGTIIDTHFDSRKRMGRIMAFIARQIQDGKANRVLGIAISEETSLVIDKYGLAKVMGRNAAYFVLGDHPPEICKPRTPLTYHDYKIWRVPSGDTFDLRNPPNRGYYFRSVKRGRFNSDPY
- a CDS encoding glycosyltransferase family 4 protein — encoded protein: MKILVLSWEFPPRIVGGIARHVAELYPEIAKLGHEIHLITVEFGQAPMYEVVEGINVHRVPVGHSNDFFHWIVNLNQSMGHHGGKLILEEGPFDIIHAHDWLVGDAAIALKHTFKIPLIATIHATEYGRYNGIHNDIQRYIHGKENLLAFDAWRVIVCTDYMRREVERALSSPWDKIDVIYNGIRPEKKQHHQDFHAQDFRRQFAADGEKIVYYVGRMTHEKGVPVLLNAAPKVLAEMGGYVKFVIIGGGNTDHLKRQAADLGIWDKCYFTGFLSDEYLDKFQTIADCAVFPSFYEPFGIVALESFASRVPVVVSDTGGFPEVVQHTKTGIVTGVNDPDSLAWGILEVLKNPEYRQWLVDNAYEDLERRFSWSKLAQQTESVYQRVAQERSQVIW